The Bacteroidota bacterium sequence GCAGACCTTATCCTGGATGCATTTTTTCGATGCATAATATGGCTGAAAATGATGCAAGAACAAACTTTTATGGCATTTATGGAAGCACGCCAAGAGTTGTTGTCAATGGTAGTGTCATCCCAATTCAAAGTCCTACAATAAAACCAACTGACTTGGATGCACACTTGGGTCTTTATTCGGCATTTCGCATCAATGTGATGCAGGAAAGAGATGGCATAGATTCAATTAATGTTAAAACCACTATTTCTAAAATTGATACCAATCCTTCAAATATGTTGGATTTATATGTACAATTGGCTGAAAAGAAAATCAATTATGCATCTCCAAATGGAGAAAGTGTTCATCATGATGTTTTTAGAGCTTCACTTTACTTCGGTAGTATTTCATTAATGAACATGGGTGATTCGCTAACTATTAACAGAAAATATGCTTATCACCCCGACTGGGAAAAGGATGAAATGATAGCAATTTCCTTCATTCAGGATCAGGCAACAAAAGTTATTTTACAAGCTGAAGAGTCAAATTTATTAGAGGATCTGCCAGCAACTATTTTTGAAAATGAAGAGAATGATTTTATGCTTGTATATCCCAATCCTGCCAGTCATTTCATTTATTTAAAGCCAGAATTATTGAATGGTTATGAAAATATAGCATTTATAAATACACAGGGTGAGATTGTTTTAAATAGTCAAGTAAACGATCGCCTTAATATCGAAACATTATCAAGGGGTGTTTATATTTTGAAATTGAGTGGTGAACTGAATAAACCCATTTATACCAAATTTATTAAGCAATAGAAAGAATACATTTTTGTAATCAGATTCTGTTTCAATCTTCTTAAAATTCATGTAGGTTTGAGCTTTAAATAAATGATATTTATAGAGCAATGAAGCTGAATAAACCTATTACTGTTCAAGAGGCAAGTGATATTCTTGACATATCTTTTGTGGGTGATGGCCAACGATTGATTCATGGTATTAATGAAATTCATAAAGTTGAAGCAGGCGATTTAACCTTTGTTGATATTGAAAAATACTATACAAAATCACTGACTTCAGCGGCCACCATTATTTTAATCAATAAAGAGGTTGACTGCCCGGAAGGAAAATCTTTGTTGATTAGTGATAATCCGTTTAATGATTATAAAAAGCTGGTGAATAAATTTTGGGTGGAAGAAGACGTTCCACAAAATGGTGAACTTATACATAAGCAAGCTGAAATAGGAGCTGGAACGAAAATTTTTCCGGGCGTTTATATTGCGCCTGATGTAAAAATTGGCCAAAACTGCATAATTCATCCATTCGTTAGTATTCATAATGGAAGTATTTTAGGCGATAGGGTGGAAATCAAATCAAATACGGTTATTGGAGGTGATGCTTTTTACTATAAAGGCGATGGAGTTCAATTTGAAAAGTGGCCTTCCTGTGGGCGGGTTATTATACATGATGATGTTCATATTGGATCAGGATGTACGGTAGATAAAGGCGTTTCGGGTGATACGATCATCGGAAAACATACTAAAATTGATAATCAGATTCATATTGCTCATGGTGTAGAAATTGGTGAGCGTTGTTTGTTCGCAGCCAAAACAGGTATAGCCGGTAAAACAATTATTGAAGATGATGTAACTGTTTGGGGTCAGGTTGGCATTATTAAATCCATTCGAATTGGAGCCAAATCAACCATATTGTCTTCCTCTTTGGTCACAAAATCTTTAAAAGGAAATGCAACTTATTATGGGAATCCTGCTCGTGAGGTAAGTGTTGTCTATAAAGAAATGGCGGCAGCTAGACAACTACCGGAATGGATGAAAAAAGTGGATAATGAACTGACCGATTAAGGCTGTTTTACAAACATTAAAAAAACTACATGTTTGGCAATATAATTGAGGTAAGTAAGTCTCATGATTCTAAAAAAAATTGCATACATAACATTAGCCTTATTGATTCTCGTAATCACCACTGGTTTTACTATCGACCTGCACTATTGTCATGGTGAAGTTGTAGACGTTTCTATGAATTGGAATGCTAATTCATATAGTGGTGAAAAGAAAGCGTGTTGTAGTGATGCTATTCTTTACCTGAAATTTGATCATGATTTCCTTAAAACTATTGTCGATTTCAAGCAAGTTATAAATAATCCTACTCTTCATAAGCCTGATTATCTGATATTTGAAGAGTATCAAGGATACATTAATTCTTCATTTATAAAGAATAATAACAAGTTAGCACTAGTTAAGCAGGATAAATGTGTCATAAATCAGGTATTTCTAATTTGAAAAGATAAGCTTCTTGCCTATTTAGCATAGATGCTTTAGGTAATTCAGATCTTTATTCACAACAAAAAAAATTGAATGTTAGTAAAATTAATACTTGTTTCCATAGTTTTGGTGGCTATTGTGATGGCTGCTATGGGAATAAGATTGCTTCTTGACAAAAATGCTGAGATGAAGCATTCCTGTGGAGGTGCAGATTGTGGATGTGATACTGATCGAAACAAATCTTGTAATCATTAGATAATTATGTATTAATGAAACAAATATTACTACTTATAATAATAAGCTTTATAGCCCATGACTTAGCAGCTCAGAATCCTTCAAAATCAGAAGAATATCTGAAAGGTTATGTCTATGGTGAATTGGAAGGGAAAAAAGAAGCTCTGGTTGGCGCTAGTGTCTATTGGATGGGAACAAACAAAGGAACTGCTACCACAAACAATGGAGCATTTTCGATTCGATTTTTAGAGAATAAAACAACGACATTAGTTGTCAGTTTTATAGGCTATCAATCTGATACTTTAAAGATTAAGAATGGACAAAACAATTTGGAAATTGTTCTAAAAGCGATCATTAATCTGGATGAATATGAAGTAAAAGAAAAACGAGGAAGTTCATTTTATGCCAATACAAATCCAATAGCAACTCAAATAATTACCAGTTCCGAGCTGACCAAAGCTGCTTGCTGCAATTTGGCTGAAAGTTTTGAGACAAATGCTTCTGTGGATGTAAGTTATTCAGATGCAGTAACCGGTGCCAAGCAAATTCAACTGTTGGGTTTGTCGGGTGTTTACACACAAATGCAGTTTGAGAATATTCCTGAAATGCGCGGTATTGCTGGAGTTTATGGATTAACTTTTGTACCTGGACCTTGGTTGTCATCAATATCCATTAGCAAGGGAACAGCATCTGTTCGAAATGGTTTTGAATCAATAACTGGGCAGATTAATTATGAATATAAAAAACCAGATACGGCAGAACGCTTTTATTTAAACTTATTTGGAAATAATTTTAAACGTGTAGAAGGTAATTTATATTCTGCCTGGAAACTGAATAAGAAATGGAGTACGATGGTATTCGTCCATGCCAATGAATTTCAAAATAAGATTGATCTTAATGGAGATGGTTTCTTAGACATTCCAACTTCCAGACAATATAATGTGTTCAACCGCTGGAAATACAAAAGTGAAAAATTAATGACACAATTTGGTGTTAATTACATCAGCGAACAAAAGGGTGGAGGTCAGCTTGGATTTAATGAATCAACTGATTTGGGAACACGAAATGCATACGGAATTGGAATCGATACCCGTAGGCTAAGTGCTTTTTGGAAAGCTGGTCATGTGTCAAAAAAGAAAGCAAATACCAGTTTGGCAATGATTCATTCATTTCAGTTGCATGAGCAAAACTCCTATTATGGTTTAAATAATTTTGATGCCAAGCAAAGTAGTTGGTATAGCAATTTTCTGTATCAATCCTACATTGGAAGCAGTGTTCATAATTATACCCTTGGTGCTTCTGTTGTTTATGATAATTATGATCAGAAATTGACTCAGGATACACTCAATCCTCAGGTCTTCCAACGCGAGGATATTATTCCGGGTGTTTTTCTGGAATATACTTTTAAGCCAAATGATAAATTCGCATTAATAGCAGGTATAAGAGATGATTATCATAATCATTTTGGCAATATTTTCACACCCAGATTGCATGTTCGTTATAAATTAAATGAAAATACAACAATTCGGGCATCTGGAGGAAAGGGCTATCGTTTTCCAAGTATTTTAACTGAAAACACGGGTTTGCTATTAACCAATAAGCAAATTATTTTTGAGGATGAACAAACCATGGAGGAAGCATGGAATTATGGTTTATTTCTCTCCAGAGATTTAATGGTTTTTGGTCGTAAAGCTTTATTGAATATTGATTTCTATCGTACCAATTTTATCAGGCAAATGATAGTAGATATGGATGTTTGTGGCGAATTGATCCATATTTATGAGTTGAATGGCATGTTAAACTTTTACGATGGTAAATCCTATGCCAATAGCGCACAGGCAGAGTTTTCATTTGAACCACTTGAAGGATTGGATGTGCTTGTGGCTTATCGTTTCAATGATGTTAAAACAACTTATTTAGGAGAGTTAAAAGATAAGTTGATGAGTAAAAAGTCAAAAGCATTATTGAGTTTATCTTATTCCACTAAATGGGAAAAATGGCAATTCGATTACACCTTACAATACAA is a genomic window containing:
- a CDS encoding T9SS type A sorting domain-containing protein, with translation MKKTVYLILLALMSMRLHAQTNQRSIVEHFTNSWCSVCASKNPALYSLLDQHQDVIHIAYHPSRPYPGCIFSMHNMAENDARTNFYGIYGSTPRVVVNGSVIPIQSPTIKPTDLDAHLGLYSAFRINVMQERDGIDSINVKTTISKIDTNPSNMLDLYVQLAEKKINYASPNGESVHHDVFRASLYFGSISLMNMGDSLTINRKYAYHPDWEKDEMIAISFIQDQATKVILQAEESNLLEDLPATIFENEENDFMLVYPNPASHFIYLKPELLNGYENIAFINTQGEIVLNSQVNDRLNIETLSRGVYILKLSGELNKPIYTKFIKQ
- a CDS encoding UDP-3-O-(3-hydroxymyristoyl)glucosamine N-acyltransferase — encoded protein: MKLNKPITVQEASDILDISFVGDGQRLIHGINEIHKVEAGDLTFVDIEKYYTKSLTSAATIILINKEVDCPEGKSLLISDNPFNDYKKLVNKFWVEEDVPQNGELIHKQAEIGAGTKIFPGVYIAPDVKIGQNCIIHPFVSIHNGSILGDRVEIKSNTVIGGDAFYYKGDGVQFEKWPSCGRVIIHDDVHIGSGCTVDKGVSGDTIIGKHTKIDNQIHIAHGVEIGERCLFAAKTGIAGKTIIEDDVTVWGQVGIIKSIRIGAKSTILSSSLVTKSLKGNATYYGNPAREVSVVYKEMAAARQLPEWMKKVDNELTD
- a CDS encoding TonB-dependent receptor encodes the protein MKQILLLIIISFIAHDLAAQNPSKSEEYLKGYVYGELEGKKEALVGASVYWMGTNKGTATTNNGAFSIRFLENKTTTLVVSFIGYQSDTLKIKNGQNNLEIVLKAIINLDEYEVKEKRGSSFYANTNPIATQIITSSELTKAACCNLAESFETNASVDVSYSDAVTGAKQIQLLGLSGVYTQMQFENIPEMRGIAGVYGLTFVPGPWLSSISISKGTASVRNGFESITGQINYEYKKPDTAERFYLNLFGNNFKRVEGNLYSAWKLNKKWSTMVFVHANEFQNKIDLNGDGFLDIPTSRQYNVFNRWKYKSEKLMTQFGVNYISEQKGGGQLGFNESTDLGTRNAYGIGIDTRRLSAFWKAGHVSKKKANTSLAMIHSFQLHEQNSYYGLNNFDAKQSSWYSNFLYQSYIGSSVHNYTLGASVVYDNYDQKLTQDTLNPQVFQREDIIPGVFLEYTFKPNDKFALIAGIRDDYHNHFGNIFTPRLHVRYKLNENTTIRASGGKGYRFPSILTENTGLLLTNKQIIFEDEQTMEEAWNYGLFLSRDLMVFGRKALLNIDFYRTNFIRQMIVDMDVCGELIHIYELNGMLNFYDGKSYANSAQAEFSFEPLEGLDVLVAYRFNDVKTTYLGELKDKLMSKKSKALLSLSYSTKWEKWQFDYTLQYNDKSRLPIKIIFTDTAEIIMPQEYSPSFFIMNGQVTRRFKSWEVYLGVENATNFTQAEPIEFYDEPFSLNFDATRTWGPVIGRKIYLGIKMKLF